One genomic window of uncultured delta proteobacterium includes the following:
- a CDS encoding conserved membrane hypothetical protein (Evidence 4 : Homologs of previously reported genes of unknown function), which produces MASGQEFVRDKAQTAFSDLWRKEDYWAIWLGFFIALLAAWFIFFSQKTDIQAAFDKQNAILETESKKAPFKTIEYLNAVEAKGKIRGSNSEISKTISGIIATPKRWAGSPLSSFIMSKEEADAKNAAGKAKADEAAAAAKEALGKAQAAQKAAEAAGFADANLNKDAQAAIEAWQKAKDAAAKAATSAKPYNMFPNLIIFMVICGLFFSIGILFMGQNVPKFLVGFIFVYFITVLAFFLGNETTMRKYGLGSEAWAIILGMLIANTVRTPAFAKPALQTEFFIKTGLVLLGAEVLFDKIIAIGIPGIFVAWVVTPIVLVSTYIFGQKVLKMESKTLNIVISADMSVCGTSAAIATAAASKAKKEELTLAIGISLTFTAIMMVVMPMFIKALGLPDVLGGAWIGGTIDATGAVAAAGAVLGPKAMYVAATIKMIQNVLIGVTAFCVAVYWCAKVECVEGQRVSAMEIWHRFPKFVLGFLAVSIIYSLLSGSFGSDMSRAIISNGASGSMTVPLRGWFFALAFASIGLSTNFRELAHYFKGGKPVILYVCGQTFNLILTLFMAWLMFYKVFPDITAKI; this is translated from the coding sequence ATGGCTTCAGGACAAGAGTTCGTTCGCGACAAGGCCCAAACCGCTTTTTCCGATCTATGGAGAAAGGAAGATTATTGGGCGATTTGGCTGGGTTTCTTCATCGCCCTCCTGGCAGCATGGTTCATCTTCTTTTCTCAAAAAACCGATATTCAGGCCGCCTTTGACAAGCAGAACGCAATTCTCGAAACGGAATCAAAAAAAGCGCCCTTCAAAACGATCGAGTACCTCAATGCTGTTGAAGCCAAAGGCAAAATCCGGGGCAGCAACAGCGAAATCTCCAAAACCATTTCCGGGATCATCGCCACGCCCAAGCGCTGGGCGGGCTCTCCCCTTTCCTCGTTCATCATGAGCAAGGAAGAGGCCGACGCCAAAAACGCCGCCGGCAAAGCCAAGGCCGATGAGGCCGCGGCCGCCGCCAAAGAAGCTTTGGGCAAAGCCCAGGCGGCGCAAAAAGCGGCCGAGGCGGCCGGCTTTGCGGACGCCAACCTGAACAAGGACGCGCAAGCCGCCATCGAAGCATGGCAAAAAGCCAAAGACGCCGCCGCCAAAGCGGCCACGAGCGCCAAGCCGTACAACATGTTCCCGAATCTGATCATTTTCATGGTTATTTGCGGGTTGTTCTTCTCCATCGGCATTCTTTTCATGGGGCAAAACGTCCCGAAATTCCTTGTCGGATTCATTTTCGTCTATTTTATTACGGTCCTGGCATTCTTTTTGGGGAACGAAACGACCATGCGTAAATACGGGCTCGGCTCCGAAGCCTGGGCCATTATTCTCGGCATGCTCATAGCCAACACGGTCCGTACGCCCGCGTTCGCCAAACCGGCGCTGCAAACGGAATTCTTCATCAAGACCGGCCTGGTTCTGCTGGGCGCCGAAGTGCTGTTCGACAAAATCATCGCCATCGGGATTCCCGGCATTTTCGTGGCGTGGGTGGTGACGCCCATCGTCCTGGTTTCCACGTATATTTTCGGCCAGAAGGTCCTGAAAATGGAATCCAAGACTTTGAACATCGTCATCTCCGCCGACATGTCCGTCTGCGGCACCTCCGCGGCCATTGCGACGGCCGCGGCCTCCAAGGCGAAAAAAGAGGAACTGACGCTGGCCATCGGCATCTCGCTCACCTTCACCGCCATCATGATGGTCGTCATGCCGATGTTCATCAAGGCGCTCGGGCTGCCTGACGTTCTCGGCGGCGCCTGGATAGGCGGCACCATCGACGCCACCGGCGCCGTGGCCGCGGCGGGCGCTGTTCTCGGCCCCAAAGCCATGTATGTCGCGGCGACAATCAAAATGATCCAGAACGTGCTTATCGGCGTCACCGCCTTCTGCGTGGCCGTCTACTGGTGCGCGAAAGTGGAATGCGTGGAAGGCCAGCGGGTATCCGCCATGGAAATCTGGCACCGCTTCCCGAAGTTCGTTTTGGGCTTTTTGGCCGTTTCGATCATTTACTCCCTGCTCAGCGGGTCATTCGGTTCGGACATGTCGCGGGCGATCATCTCCAACGGAGCCTCCGGTTCCATGACGGTTCCGCTGCGCGGCTGGTTCTTTGCGCTGGCCTTCGCATCCATCGGCCTTTCCACCAACTTCCGTGAACTCGCCCATTACTTCAAGGGCGGCAAACCGGTTATTCTGTACGTCTGCGGCCAGACCTTCAACCTGATTCTGACGCTGTTCATGGCCTGGCTCATGTTCTACAAGGTGTTCCCGGATATTACCGCGAAGATCTGA
- the ftsH gene encoding protease, ATP-dependent zinc-metallo (Evidence 2a : Function of homologous gene experimentally demonstrated in an other organism; PubMedId : 12037319, 1925026, 6389496, 7781608, 8106505, 8248182, 8444796, 8444797, 9573051, 9636708, 9643547, 9712851; Product type e : enzyme): protein MNQFTRNLILWGIISLLMVALFNAFSAPPAPQSKMDYSAFLQNVEEGKISEVTLQGKKILGRTMDGVSFQTYAPEDPQLVPNLVAKNVVVKAEPPEEASWLTTLLVSWLPMLIIIGVWVFFMRQMQGGGGKAMSFGRSRARMISQESAKVTFADVAGIDEAKEELTEVVDFLSNPKKFTRLGGRIPKGVLLVGPPGTGKTLLARAVAGEAGVPFFSISGSDFVEMFVGVGASRVRDLFAQGKKNAPCLIFIDEIDAVGRQRGAGLGGGHDEREQTLNQMLVEMDGFEANEGVILIAATNRPDVLDPALLRPGRFDRQVVVPSPDVKGRKQILAVHSRRTPLAPNVDLDVLARGTPGFSGADLENLVNEAALMAARMNKDLVSMAEFEEAKDKLLMGKERRTMVQTEEERKKTAYHEAGHALVSVLLPGTDPVHKVTIVPRGRALGLMMPLPERDRYGMEKSELESRIAIALAGRAAEMIIYNNLTTGASDDINKATQTARAMVCRYGMSDTIGPVAIGEQNQEVFIGREWVSHREHSEETARLVDAEVRRIIESAMNTADTLLRDNIDILHKLAAALLERETLTGADIDKVRKGEELPPLENKAEKDLDFSSEKRPVDPQNIAPETDDDDGDFELSEDDAPEKNQWENGRTPPEDEEK, encoded by the coding sequence TTGAACCAGTTTACGCGCAATCTCATCCTCTGGGGCATCATATCCCTTTTGATGGTGGCGCTGTTCAACGCTTTTTCCGCCCCTCCGGCTCCGCAGTCCAAAATGGACTACAGTGCGTTTCTGCAAAACGTGGAAGAGGGGAAGATCAGTGAAGTGACCCTGCAGGGCAAAAAAATCCTCGGCAGGACCATGGACGGCGTTTCATTCCAGACCTATGCCCCGGAAGACCCCCAACTGGTGCCCAACCTCGTCGCCAAAAACGTGGTGGTGAAGGCCGAGCCGCCGGAGGAAGCCTCCTGGTTGACGACGCTGCTCGTCTCCTGGCTGCCCATGCTCATCATCATCGGCGTGTGGGTATTCTTCATGCGGCAGATGCAGGGCGGCGGCGGCAAAGCCATGAGCTTCGGCCGGTCGCGGGCCAGAATGATTTCGCAGGAGTCGGCCAAGGTCACCTTCGCCGACGTGGCCGGCATTGACGAAGCCAAGGAAGAGTTGACCGAAGTCGTCGATTTTCTCTCCAACCCCAAAAAATTTACCCGCCTCGGCGGCCGTATCCCCAAAGGCGTGCTGCTGGTCGGCCCTCCGGGAACCGGCAAGACGCTTCTTGCCCGCGCGGTCGCAGGCGAAGCCGGGGTGCCGTTTTTTTCCATTTCCGGCTCGGACTTCGTTGAAATGTTCGTCGGCGTGGGCGCGTCCCGCGTCCGCGACCTTTTCGCCCAGGGCAAGAAGAACGCCCCCTGCCTGATTTTCATCGACGAAATCGACGCGGTGGGCCGCCAGCGCGGCGCCGGGCTCGGCGGCGGGCACGACGAACGCGAACAGACGCTGAACCAGATGCTTGTTGAAATGGACGGGTTCGAAGCCAACGAAGGCGTCATTCTCATCGCGGCCACCAACAGGCCGGACGTGCTTGATCCCGCGCTTCTCCGGCCGGGCCGTTTCGACCGGCAGGTCGTGGTGCCTTCCCCGGACGTGAAAGGCAGAAAGCAGATTCTGGCGGTGCATTCGCGCAGAACGCCGCTGGCCCCGAACGTGGACCTCGACGTGCTGGCTCGCGGCACGCCCGGCTTTTCCGGCGCGGATCTGGAGAACCTGGTCAACGAGGCCGCGCTCATGGCCGCGAGGATGAACAAGGACCTGGTTTCCATGGCCGAATTTGAAGAGGCCAAAGACAAGCTTCTCATGGGCAAGGAACGGCGGACCATGGTCCAGACCGAGGAAGAGCGCAAGAAAACGGCGTACCACGAAGCGGGGCATGCGCTTGTCTCCGTGCTGCTGCCCGGAACCGACCCGGTGCACAAAGTGACCATCGTGCCGCGCGGCAGGGCGCTGGGGCTTATGATGCCCCTGCCGGAACGCGACCGCTACGGCATGGAAAAGAGCGAGCTGGAAAGCCGCATCGCCATAGCCCTCGCGGGCCGCGCCGCCGAAATGATTATCTACAACAACCTGACGACCGGCGCGTCCGACGATATCAACAAAGCCACCCAGACGGCGCGGGCCATGGTGTGCCGCTACGGCATGAGCGACACCATCGGGCCGGTCGCCATCGGCGAGCAGAACCAGGAAGTGTTCATCGGACGGGAATGGGTTTCCCACCGCGAGCACAGTGAAGAGACGGCGCGCCTTGTGGATGCGGAAGTGAGGCGCATCATTGAATCGGCCATGAACACGGCGGATACGCTCCTCCGTGACAATATCGACATCCTGCACAAGCTGGCCGCGGCCCTTCTCGAGCGTGAAACCCTCACCGGCGCGGATATCGACAAGGTCCGCAAGGGTGAGGAACTGCCGCCGCTCGAAAACAAGGCCGAGAAGGACCTCGATTTTTCGAGCGAGAAGCGGCCCGTGGATCCGCAGAACATCGCGCCGGAGACGGATGACGATGACGGGGATTTCGAGCTTTCCGAGGACGACGCGCCGGAAAAGAACCAGTGGGAAAACGGCAGAACTCCTCCCGAGGACGAGGAAAAATGA
- a CDS encoding hypothetical protein (Evidence 5 : No homology to any previously reported sequences), with protein MKQTAAGFIKLGIGIVILWGMVFHICPAVIEMIPAYKRYADEVERRGIHTGALFYTNVEESTEAEFYVRNALRFPTRPAPAQ; from the coding sequence ATGAAACAAACCGCCGCCGGTTTTATCAAGCTCGGTATTGGAATCGTCATTCTCTGGGGAATGGTTTTCCATATTTGTCCGGCTGTTATTGAAATGATACCGGCCTATAAACGGTACGCCGATGAAGTGGAGCGGCGCGGCATCCATACGGGCGCTCTTTTTTACACCAATGTCGAGGAAAGCACCGAAGCTGAATTTTATGTCAGAAACGCCCTGCGCTTCCCGACGCGCCCCGCGCCCGCTCAATAG